The proteins below are encoded in one region of Vespa velutina chromosome 21, iVesVel2.1, whole genome shotgun sequence:
- the LOC124956377 gene encoding angiotensin-converting enzyme-like isoform X4, which translates to MSSQITPLDNYKVTGLNVDLGEALQFLREYEREASSMCTRVMTAQWNFGTNVTESTKRKMLDEQTLKLKFERASWRKAVSFAWSRIPDPLARRELKMIVIRGRNALTDDKFNEIHKLIIEMKDIYSRTRLCPYRNMGSNCNLSIDHDISKIMAQSKDYDELLYYWHAWHEAIGPPLKNNFMRYVQLSNQASRLNGFADTGDQMREFFEDEHLEQNMAEVIYAIMPLYKNLFTYVRRKLYERYGDRIRKDGPLPAHILGNMWSQNWEGIYDLVQPFPASTKLDVTLDMMIQGYTPLRMFQIAEEFFTSLGMKPMPPEFWRFSMFEKPIDREVMCTAGAWDFCNTIDYRIKQCTKVTMEDLLSTHHEMAHLQYYLQYKDQPIIFRKEAIPGFHEAVSDAIVLSVMTPQHLHKINLHNNSTDGYESNINFLMLMALRKLAYIPFAYTIDQWRWRIFNEGIEDMTTKWWELRLQYQGIVPPVARTERDFDPAAKYHILADIPYAQYAFFNMHYNIKRVGQKVPIYFVGTILQFQLFQSLCEISGHTSELHTCDLYRSRDAGRLLSDVLSIGASRHWHDVVRQMTRGKSNRLDADAIIKYFQPLYEWLKRQNEMEPVIGWITIQEDTALFAHWHQNQANYFTAISSIFFILVVASNIFFF; encoded by the exons ATGTCGTCACAGATTACGCCACTGGATAATTACAAAGTTACG gGACTCAATGTCGATTTGGGCGAAGCTTTACAATTTTTACGTGAATACGAACGAGAAGCTTCATCTATGTGTACCAGAGTGATGACAGCTCAATGGAATTTTGGTACTAATGTCACCGAATCgaccaaaagaaaaatg ttGGACGAGCAgacattgaaattaaaattcgaaagaGCATCATGGCGAAAAGCAGTGAGTTTTGCTTGGAGTCGAATACCAGATCCTTTAGCAAggagagaattaaaaatgatcgttATAAGAGGACGAAATGCTTTAACAGATGACAAATTtaacgaa ATACATAAGCTGATCATTGAgatgaaagatatttatagTAGAACGAGATTGTGTCCTTACAGAAACATGGGATCAAATTGTAATTTAAGTATAGATCATG atattagcAAGATTATGGCACAATCTAAGGATTATGAtgaattactttattattggCATGCCTGGCACGAAGCCATAGGGCCAccacttaaaaataatttcatgagATATGTGCAATTAAGTAATCAAGCATCCAGGCTCAatg gATTCGCCGATACCGGAGATCAAATGAGAGAATTTTTCGAAGACGAACACTTAGAACAAAACATGGCTGAAGTGATATATGCAATAATgccattatataaaaatctttttacgtatgtgagaagaaaattatatgaaagataCGGCGATAGAATTAGAAAGGATGGGCCATTACCAGCACATATTTTGGGTAACATGTGGTCACAAAATTGGGAAGGGATTTATGATTTAGTTCAACCCTTTCCAGCGTCTACCAAACTCGATGTTACATTGGATATGATGATACAGGGTTATACACCCTTGAG AATGTTTCAAATTGCCGAAGAATTTTTTACATCACTTGGAATGAAACCAATGCCACCAGAATTTTGGAGATTTTCAATGTTCGAGAAACCGATCGATCGTGAAGTTATGTGTACGGCCGGTGCATGGGATTTTTGCAATACCATCGATTACAG aataaaaCAATGTACCAAAGTAACGATGGAGGATTTATTATCGACTCACCATGAAATGGCACACCTGCAATATTACTTGCAATACAAAGATCAaccaataatatttcgaaaagaagCTATTCCTG GTTTTCACGAAGCAGTGAGCGATGCAATAGTATTATCAGTAATGACACCTCAacatttacataaaattaatttacacaACAATTCGACGGATGGCTACGAAAgtaatatcaattttctaaTGCTTATGGCACTTCGCAAATTGGCTTATATTCCATTCGCTTATACAATCGATCAG tGGAGATGGCGTATATTTAACGAAGGAATCGAAGATATGACTACAAAATGGTGGGAATTGAGATTGCAATACCAAGGCATAGTTCCACCAGTTGCAAGAACCGAAAGAGATTTTGATCCAGCAGCAAAATATCATATCTTGGCTGACATACCTTACGCACAGTATGCATTCTTCAATATGCATTACAATATAAAGAGGGTGGGCCAGAAAGTACCTAt ATATTTCGTGGGTACGATTCTACAATTTCAATTGTTCCAATCGCTATGCGAAATTTCTGGACACACGTCTGAACTACATACTTGTGATCTATATAGATCACGTGATGCTGGAAGATTATTATC GGATGTGTTATCAATCGGTGCTTCGAGACATTGGCATGATGTTGTGAGACAAATGACCAGAGGTAAATCCAATAGATTAGATGCCGATGcgataatcaaatattttcaaccaTTGTATGAATGGCTCAAACGACAAAACGAAATGGAACCTGTAATAGGTTGGATAACAATTCAAGAAGATACAG CATTGTTCGCACATTGGCATCAGAATCAAGCTAATTATTTTACAGCTATCTCCTCCATATTTTTCATCCTCGTTGTAGCCtcgaatatattctttttctga
- the LOC124956377 gene encoding angiotensin-converting enzyme-like isoform X2: MTPITIANRLSNETCSHGLFLIENSSYFFFLFIFLFIYFFSFFLSFKGLNVDLGEALQFLREYEREASSMCTRVMTAQWNFGTNVTESTKRKMLDEQTLKLKFERASWRKAVSFAWSRIPDPLARRELKMIVIRGRNALTDDKFNEIHKLIIEMKDIYSRTRLCPYRNMGSNCNLSIDHDISKIMAQSKDYDELLYYWHAWHEAIGPPLKNNFMRYVQLSNQASRLNGFADTGDQMREFFEDEHLEQNMAEVIYAIMPLYKNLFTYVRRKLYERYGDRIRKDGPLPAHILGNMWSQNWEGIYDLVQPFPASTKLDVTLDMMIQGYTPLRMFQIAEEFFTSLGMKPMPPEFWRFSMFEKPIDREVMCTAGAWDFCNTIDYRIKQCTKVTMEDLLSTHHEMAHLQYYLQYKDQPIIFRKEAIPGFHEAVSDAIVLSVMTPQHLHKINLHNNSTDGYESNINFLMLMALRKLAYIPFAYTIDQWRWRIFNEGIEDMTTKWWELRLQYQGIVPPVARTERDFDPAAKYHILADIPYAQYFVGTILQFQLFQSLCEISGHTSELHTCDLYRSRDAGRLLSDVLSIGASRHWHDVVRQMTRGKSNRLDADAIIKYFQPLYEWLKRQNEMEPVIGWITIQEDTALFAHWHQNQANYFTAISSIFFILVVASNIFFF; encoded by the exons ATGACCCCGATTACAATTGCTAATCGACTTTCTAATGAGACTTGTTCTCACGGCCTTTTTCTAATCGAAAAttcatcgtattttttttttctttttatttttttatttatttattttttttccttctttctttcttttaaggGACTCAATGTCGATTTGGGCGAAGCTTTACAATTTTTACGTGAATACGAACGAGAAGCTTCATCTATGTGTACCAGAGTGATGACAGCTCAATGGAATTTTGGTACTAATGTCACCGAATCgaccaaaagaaaaatg ttGGACGAGCAgacattgaaattaaaattcgaaagaGCATCATGGCGAAAAGCAGTGAGTTTTGCTTGGAGTCGAATACCAGATCCTTTAGCAAggagagaattaaaaatgatcgttATAAGAGGACGAAATGCTTTAACAGATGACAAATTtaacgaa ATACATAAGCTGATCATTGAgatgaaagatatttatagTAGAACGAGATTGTGTCCTTACAGAAACATGGGATCAAATTGTAATTTAAGTATAGATCATG atattagcAAGATTATGGCACAATCTAAGGATTATGAtgaattactttattattggCATGCCTGGCACGAAGCCATAGGGCCAccacttaaaaataatttcatgagATATGTGCAATTAAGTAATCAAGCATCCAGGCTCAatg gATTCGCCGATACCGGAGATCAAATGAGAGAATTTTTCGAAGACGAACACTTAGAACAAAACATGGCTGAAGTGATATATGCAATAATgccattatataaaaatctttttacgtatgtgagaagaaaattatatgaaagataCGGCGATAGAATTAGAAAGGATGGGCCATTACCAGCACATATTTTGGGTAACATGTGGTCACAAAATTGGGAAGGGATTTATGATTTAGTTCAACCCTTTCCAGCGTCTACCAAACTCGATGTTACATTGGATATGATGATACAGGGTTATACACCCTTGAG AATGTTTCAAATTGCCGAAGAATTTTTTACATCACTTGGAATGAAACCAATGCCACCAGAATTTTGGAGATTTTCAATGTTCGAGAAACCGATCGATCGTGAAGTTATGTGTACGGCCGGTGCATGGGATTTTTGCAATACCATCGATTACAG aataaaaCAATGTACCAAAGTAACGATGGAGGATTTATTATCGACTCACCATGAAATGGCACACCTGCAATATTACTTGCAATACAAAGATCAaccaataatatttcgaaaagaagCTATTCCTG GTTTTCACGAAGCAGTGAGCGATGCAATAGTATTATCAGTAATGACACCTCAacatttacataaaattaatttacacaACAATTCGACGGATGGCTACGAAAgtaatatcaattttctaaTGCTTATGGCACTTCGCAAATTGGCTTATATTCCATTCGCTTATACAATCGATCAG tGGAGATGGCGTATATTTAACGAAGGAATCGAAGATATGACTACAAAATGGTGGGAATTGAGATTGCAATACCAAGGCATAGTTCCACCAGTTGCAAGAACCGAAAGAGATTTTGATCCAGCAGCAAAATATCATATCTTGGCTGACATACCTTACGCACA ATATTTCGTGGGTACGATTCTACAATTTCAATTGTTCCAATCGCTATGCGAAATTTCTGGACACACGTCTGAACTACATACTTGTGATCTATATAGATCACGTGATGCTGGAAGATTATTATC GGATGTGTTATCAATCGGTGCTTCGAGACATTGGCATGATGTTGTGAGACAAATGACCAGAGGTAAATCCAATAGATTAGATGCCGATGcgataatcaaatattttcaaccaTTGTATGAATGGCTCAAACGACAAAACGAAATGGAACCTGTAATAGGTTGGATAACAATTCAAGAAGATACAG CATTGTTCGCACATTGGCATCAGAATCAAGCTAATTATTTTACAGCTATCTCCTCCATATTTTTCATCCTCGTTGTAGCCtcgaatatattctttttctga
- the LOC124956377 gene encoding angiotensin-converting enzyme-like isoform X3 — protein MTRIILSIILFSLCSIEIQSKYVEGLNVDLGEALQFLREYEREASSMCTRVMTAQWNFGTNVTESTKRKMLDEQTLKLKFERASWRKAVSFAWSRIPDPLARRELKMIVIRGRNALTDDKFNEIHKLIIEMKDIYSRTRLCPYRNMGSNCNLSIDHDISKIMAQSKDYDELLYYWHAWHEAIGPPLKNNFMRYVQLSNQASRLNGFADTGDQMREFFEDEHLEQNMAEVIYAIMPLYKNLFTYVRRKLYERYGDRIRKDGPLPAHILGNMWSQNWEGIYDLVQPFPASTKLDVTLDMMIQGYTPLRMFQIAEEFFTSLGMKPMPPEFWRFSMFEKPIDREVMCTAGAWDFCNTIDYRIKQCTKVTMEDLLSTHHEMAHLQYYLQYKDQPIIFRKEAIPGFHEAVSDAIVLSVMTPQHLHKINLHNNSTDGYESNINFLMLMALRKLAYIPFAYTIDQWRWRIFNEGIEDMTTKWWELRLQYQGIVPPVARTERDFDPAAKYHILADIPYAQYAFFNMHYNIKRVGQKVPIYFVGTILQFQLFQSLCEISGHTSELHTCDLYRSRDAGRLLSDVLSIGASRHWHDVVRQMTRGKSNRLDADAIIKYFQPLYEWLKRQNEMEPVIGWITIQEDTALFAHWHQNQANYFTAISSIFFILVVASNIFFF, from the exons ATGacgagaattattttatcgatcattttattttccctttgttCTATCGAAATCCAAAGCAAATATGTCGAg gGACTCAATGTCGATTTGGGCGAAGCTTTACAATTTTTACGTGAATACGAACGAGAAGCTTCATCTATGTGTACCAGAGTGATGACAGCTCAATGGAATTTTGGTACTAATGTCACCGAATCgaccaaaagaaaaatg ttGGACGAGCAgacattgaaattaaaattcgaaagaGCATCATGGCGAAAAGCAGTGAGTTTTGCTTGGAGTCGAATACCAGATCCTTTAGCAAggagagaattaaaaatgatcgttATAAGAGGACGAAATGCTTTAACAGATGACAAATTtaacgaa ATACATAAGCTGATCATTGAgatgaaagatatttatagTAGAACGAGATTGTGTCCTTACAGAAACATGGGATCAAATTGTAATTTAAGTATAGATCATG atattagcAAGATTATGGCACAATCTAAGGATTATGAtgaattactttattattggCATGCCTGGCACGAAGCCATAGGGCCAccacttaaaaataatttcatgagATATGTGCAATTAAGTAATCAAGCATCCAGGCTCAatg gATTCGCCGATACCGGAGATCAAATGAGAGAATTTTTCGAAGACGAACACTTAGAACAAAACATGGCTGAAGTGATATATGCAATAATgccattatataaaaatctttttacgtatgtgagaagaaaattatatgaaagataCGGCGATAGAATTAGAAAGGATGGGCCATTACCAGCACATATTTTGGGTAACATGTGGTCACAAAATTGGGAAGGGATTTATGATTTAGTTCAACCCTTTCCAGCGTCTACCAAACTCGATGTTACATTGGATATGATGATACAGGGTTATACACCCTTGAG AATGTTTCAAATTGCCGAAGAATTTTTTACATCACTTGGAATGAAACCAATGCCACCAGAATTTTGGAGATTTTCAATGTTCGAGAAACCGATCGATCGTGAAGTTATGTGTACGGCCGGTGCATGGGATTTTTGCAATACCATCGATTACAG aataaaaCAATGTACCAAAGTAACGATGGAGGATTTATTATCGACTCACCATGAAATGGCACACCTGCAATATTACTTGCAATACAAAGATCAaccaataatatttcgaaaagaagCTATTCCTG GTTTTCACGAAGCAGTGAGCGATGCAATAGTATTATCAGTAATGACACCTCAacatttacataaaattaatttacacaACAATTCGACGGATGGCTACGAAAgtaatatcaattttctaaTGCTTATGGCACTTCGCAAATTGGCTTATATTCCATTCGCTTATACAATCGATCAG tGGAGATGGCGTATATTTAACGAAGGAATCGAAGATATGACTACAAAATGGTGGGAATTGAGATTGCAATACCAAGGCATAGTTCCACCAGTTGCAAGAACCGAAAGAGATTTTGATCCAGCAGCAAAATATCATATCTTGGCTGACATACCTTACGCACAGTATGCATTCTTCAATATGCATTACAATATAAAGAGGGTGGGCCAGAAAGTACCTAt ATATTTCGTGGGTACGATTCTACAATTTCAATTGTTCCAATCGCTATGCGAAATTTCTGGACACACGTCTGAACTACATACTTGTGATCTATATAGATCACGTGATGCTGGAAGATTATTATC GGATGTGTTATCAATCGGTGCTTCGAGACATTGGCATGATGTTGTGAGACAAATGACCAGAGGTAAATCCAATAGATTAGATGCCGATGcgataatcaaatattttcaaccaTTGTATGAATGGCTCAAACGACAAAACGAAATGGAACCTGTAATAGGTTGGATAACAATTCAAGAAGATACAG CATTGTTCGCACATTGGCATCAGAATCAAGCTAATTATTTTACAGCTATCTCCTCCATATTTTTCATCCTCGTTGTAGCCtcgaatatattctttttctga
- the LOC124956377 gene encoding angiotensin-converting enzyme-like isoform X5 has translation MEEGKKGLNVDLGEALQFLREYEREASSMCTRVMTAQWNFGTNVTESTKRKMLDEQTLKLKFERASWRKAVSFAWSRIPDPLARRELKMIVIRGRNALTDDKFNEIHKLIIEMKDIYSRTRLCPYRNMGSNCNLSIDHDISKIMAQSKDYDELLYYWHAWHEAIGPPLKNNFMRYVQLSNQASRLNGFADTGDQMREFFEDEHLEQNMAEVIYAIMPLYKNLFTYVRRKLYERYGDRIRKDGPLPAHILGNMWSQNWEGIYDLVQPFPASTKLDVTLDMMIQGYTPLRMFQIAEEFFTSLGMKPMPPEFWRFSMFEKPIDREVMCTAGAWDFCNTIDYRIKQCTKVTMEDLLSTHHEMAHLQYYLQYKDQPIIFRKEAIPGFHEAVSDAIVLSVMTPQHLHKINLHNNSTDGYESNINFLMLMALRKLAYIPFAYTIDQWRWRIFNEGIEDMTTKWWELRLQYQGIVPPVARTERDFDPAAKYHILADIPYAQYAFFNMHYNIKRVGQKVPIYFVGTILQFQLFQSLCEISGHTSELHTCDLYRSRDAGRLLSDVLSIGASRHWHDVVRQMTRGKSNRLDADAIIKYFQPLYEWLKRQNEMEPVIGWITIQEDTALFAHWHQNQANYFTAISSIFFILVVASNIFFF, from the exons atggaagaaggaaaaaag gGACTCAATGTCGATTTGGGCGAAGCTTTACAATTTTTACGTGAATACGAACGAGAAGCTTCATCTATGTGTACCAGAGTGATGACAGCTCAATGGAATTTTGGTACTAATGTCACCGAATCgaccaaaagaaaaatg ttGGACGAGCAgacattgaaattaaaattcgaaagaGCATCATGGCGAAAAGCAGTGAGTTTTGCTTGGAGTCGAATACCAGATCCTTTAGCAAggagagaattaaaaatgatcgttATAAGAGGACGAAATGCTTTAACAGATGACAAATTtaacgaa ATACATAAGCTGATCATTGAgatgaaagatatttatagTAGAACGAGATTGTGTCCTTACAGAAACATGGGATCAAATTGTAATTTAAGTATAGATCATG atattagcAAGATTATGGCACAATCTAAGGATTATGAtgaattactttattattggCATGCCTGGCACGAAGCCATAGGGCCAccacttaaaaataatttcatgagATATGTGCAATTAAGTAATCAAGCATCCAGGCTCAatg gATTCGCCGATACCGGAGATCAAATGAGAGAATTTTTCGAAGACGAACACTTAGAACAAAACATGGCTGAAGTGATATATGCAATAATgccattatataaaaatctttttacgtatgtgagaagaaaattatatgaaagataCGGCGATAGAATTAGAAAGGATGGGCCATTACCAGCACATATTTTGGGTAACATGTGGTCACAAAATTGGGAAGGGATTTATGATTTAGTTCAACCCTTTCCAGCGTCTACCAAACTCGATGTTACATTGGATATGATGATACAGGGTTATACACCCTTGAG AATGTTTCAAATTGCCGAAGAATTTTTTACATCACTTGGAATGAAACCAATGCCACCAGAATTTTGGAGATTTTCAATGTTCGAGAAACCGATCGATCGTGAAGTTATGTGTACGGCCGGTGCATGGGATTTTTGCAATACCATCGATTACAG aataaaaCAATGTACCAAAGTAACGATGGAGGATTTATTATCGACTCACCATGAAATGGCACACCTGCAATATTACTTGCAATACAAAGATCAaccaataatatttcgaaaagaagCTATTCCTG GTTTTCACGAAGCAGTGAGCGATGCAATAGTATTATCAGTAATGACACCTCAacatttacataaaattaatttacacaACAATTCGACGGATGGCTACGAAAgtaatatcaattttctaaTGCTTATGGCACTTCGCAAATTGGCTTATATTCCATTCGCTTATACAATCGATCAG tGGAGATGGCGTATATTTAACGAAGGAATCGAAGATATGACTACAAAATGGTGGGAATTGAGATTGCAATACCAAGGCATAGTTCCACCAGTTGCAAGAACCGAAAGAGATTTTGATCCAGCAGCAAAATATCATATCTTGGCTGACATACCTTACGCACAGTATGCATTCTTCAATATGCATTACAATATAAAGAGGGTGGGCCAGAAAGTACCTAt ATATTTCGTGGGTACGATTCTACAATTTCAATTGTTCCAATCGCTATGCGAAATTTCTGGACACACGTCTGAACTACATACTTGTGATCTATATAGATCACGTGATGCTGGAAGATTATTATC GGATGTGTTATCAATCGGTGCTTCGAGACATTGGCATGATGTTGTGAGACAAATGACCAGAGGTAAATCCAATAGATTAGATGCCGATGcgataatcaaatattttcaaccaTTGTATGAATGGCTCAAACGACAAAACGAAATGGAACCTGTAATAGGTTGGATAACAATTCAAGAAGATACAG CATTGTTCGCACATTGGCATCAGAATCAAGCTAATTATTTTACAGCTATCTCCTCCATATTTTTCATCCTCGTTGTAGCCtcgaatatattctttttctga
- the LOC124956377 gene encoding angiotensin-converting enzyme-like isoform X1, with the protein MTPITIANRLSNETCSHGLFLIENSSYFFFLFIFLFIYFFSFFLSFKGLNVDLGEALQFLREYEREASSMCTRVMTAQWNFGTNVTESTKRKMLDEQTLKLKFERASWRKAVSFAWSRIPDPLARRELKMIVIRGRNALTDDKFNEIHKLIIEMKDIYSRTRLCPYRNMGSNCNLSIDHDISKIMAQSKDYDELLYYWHAWHEAIGPPLKNNFMRYVQLSNQASRLNGFADTGDQMREFFEDEHLEQNMAEVIYAIMPLYKNLFTYVRRKLYERYGDRIRKDGPLPAHILGNMWSQNWEGIYDLVQPFPASTKLDVTLDMMIQGYTPLRMFQIAEEFFTSLGMKPMPPEFWRFSMFEKPIDREVMCTAGAWDFCNTIDYRIKQCTKVTMEDLLSTHHEMAHLQYYLQYKDQPIIFRKEAIPGFHEAVSDAIVLSVMTPQHLHKINLHNNSTDGYESNINFLMLMALRKLAYIPFAYTIDQWRWRIFNEGIEDMTTKWWELRLQYQGIVPPVARTERDFDPAAKYHILADIPYAQYAFFNMHYNIKRVGQKVPIYFVGTILQFQLFQSLCEISGHTSELHTCDLYRSRDAGRLLSDVLSIGASRHWHDVVRQMTRGKSNRLDADAIIKYFQPLYEWLKRQNEMEPVIGWITIQEDTALFAHWHQNQANYFTAISSIFFILVVASNIFFF; encoded by the exons ATGACCCCGATTACAATTGCTAATCGACTTTCTAATGAGACTTGTTCTCACGGCCTTTTTCTAATCGAAAAttcatcgtattttttttttctttttatttttttatttatttattttttttccttctttctttcttttaaggGACTCAATGTCGATTTGGGCGAAGCTTTACAATTTTTACGTGAATACGAACGAGAAGCTTCATCTATGTGTACCAGAGTGATGACAGCTCAATGGAATTTTGGTACTAATGTCACCGAATCgaccaaaagaaaaatg ttGGACGAGCAgacattgaaattaaaattcgaaagaGCATCATGGCGAAAAGCAGTGAGTTTTGCTTGGAGTCGAATACCAGATCCTTTAGCAAggagagaattaaaaatgatcgttATAAGAGGACGAAATGCTTTAACAGATGACAAATTtaacgaa ATACATAAGCTGATCATTGAgatgaaagatatttatagTAGAACGAGATTGTGTCCTTACAGAAACATGGGATCAAATTGTAATTTAAGTATAGATCATG atattagcAAGATTATGGCACAATCTAAGGATTATGAtgaattactttattattggCATGCCTGGCACGAAGCCATAGGGCCAccacttaaaaataatttcatgagATATGTGCAATTAAGTAATCAAGCATCCAGGCTCAatg gATTCGCCGATACCGGAGATCAAATGAGAGAATTTTTCGAAGACGAACACTTAGAACAAAACATGGCTGAAGTGATATATGCAATAATgccattatataaaaatctttttacgtatgtgagaagaaaattatatgaaagataCGGCGATAGAATTAGAAAGGATGGGCCATTACCAGCACATATTTTGGGTAACATGTGGTCACAAAATTGGGAAGGGATTTATGATTTAGTTCAACCCTTTCCAGCGTCTACCAAACTCGATGTTACATTGGATATGATGATACAGGGTTATACACCCTTGAG AATGTTTCAAATTGCCGAAGAATTTTTTACATCACTTGGAATGAAACCAATGCCACCAGAATTTTGGAGATTTTCAATGTTCGAGAAACCGATCGATCGTGAAGTTATGTGTACGGCCGGTGCATGGGATTTTTGCAATACCATCGATTACAG aataaaaCAATGTACCAAAGTAACGATGGAGGATTTATTATCGACTCACCATGAAATGGCACACCTGCAATATTACTTGCAATACAAAGATCAaccaataatatttcgaaaagaagCTATTCCTG GTTTTCACGAAGCAGTGAGCGATGCAATAGTATTATCAGTAATGACACCTCAacatttacataaaattaatttacacaACAATTCGACGGATGGCTACGAAAgtaatatcaattttctaaTGCTTATGGCACTTCGCAAATTGGCTTATATTCCATTCGCTTATACAATCGATCAG tGGAGATGGCGTATATTTAACGAAGGAATCGAAGATATGACTACAAAATGGTGGGAATTGAGATTGCAATACCAAGGCATAGTTCCACCAGTTGCAAGAACCGAAAGAGATTTTGATCCAGCAGCAAAATATCATATCTTGGCTGACATACCTTACGCACAGTATGCATTCTTCAATATGCATTACAATATAAAGAGGGTGGGCCAGAAAGTACCTAt ATATTTCGTGGGTACGATTCTACAATTTCAATTGTTCCAATCGCTATGCGAAATTTCTGGACACACGTCTGAACTACATACTTGTGATCTATATAGATCACGTGATGCTGGAAGATTATTATC GGATGTGTTATCAATCGGTGCTTCGAGACATTGGCATGATGTTGTGAGACAAATGACCAGAGGTAAATCCAATAGATTAGATGCCGATGcgataatcaaatattttcaaccaTTGTATGAATGGCTCAAACGACAAAACGAAATGGAACCTGTAATAGGTTGGATAACAATTCAAGAAGATACAG CATTGTTCGCACATTGGCATCAGAATCAAGCTAATTATTTTACAGCTATCTCCTCCATATTTTTCATCCTCGTTGTAGCCtcgaatatattctttttctga